One part of the Lachnospiraceae bacterium JLR.KK002 genome encodes these proteins:
- a CDS encoding ATP-binding cassette domain-containing protein yields the protein MENSRNSNENNIVIDVQDLKIRYRCLNKMSIRKSLLSLKKSKIEIFEAVRGISFQVPKGEIMGIVGKNGSGKSTLLRAIAGVFSPDEGSIDLHGHSVSLLSIGVGFQKKLTGRENIYLSGMLLGFSEEEIDNKIEEIIEFSELGDFINRPVKTYSSGMYSKLAFSITAILETEVILIDEVLSVGDSKFKKKSYKKMQQLITNEDRTVIIVSHNNDTLNKLCNSILWLHEGKIKMQGSPGEVLEAYEEFMS from the coding sequence ATGGAAAACAGCAGGAACAGTAATGAGAATAATATTGTAATTGACGTACAGGATTTAAAAATCCGTTATCGTTGTCTGAATAAAATGTCAATCCGAAAGAGCCTTTTGAGTCTCAAAAAAAGTAAAATTGAGATTTTCGAGGCAGTGCGGGGCATTTCCTTTCAGGTTCCCAAAGGAGAAATTATGGGAATCGTGGGAAAGAACGGAAGCGGGAAATCCACCCTGCTGCGGGCCATTGCGGGGGTGTTTTCACCGGATGAGGGAAGTATTGACCTCCATGGACATTCCGTGTCCCTTCTGTCCATCGGCGTAGGTTTTCAGAAGAAACTTACCGGCCGGGAAAATATATATCTCTCCGGTATGCTGCTGGGATTTTCGGAAGAAGAGATAGACAATAAAATAGAAGAAATCATTGAATTTTCGGAGTTGGGAGACTTTATCAACCGGCCGGTTAAGACATACTCCAGCGGTATGTATTCCAAACTGGCATTTTCCATTACAGCTATTCTGGAGACGGAAGTGATTCTCATCGACGAAGTGCTCAGTGTGGGAGATTCCAAATTCAAGAAAAAAAGTTATAAGAAAATGCAGCAGCTTATCACCAATGAGGACCGGACGGTAATTATCGTGTCCCATAACAATGATACCCTGAATAAGCTGTGCAACAGTATTTTATGGCTTCATGAAGGAAAGATAAAGATGCAGGGAAGTCCCGGCGAAGTGCTGGAGGCTTATGAAGAATTCATGTCATAA